A single region of the Triticum dicoccoides isolate Atlit2015 ecotype Zavitan chromosome 2B, WEW_v2.0, whole genome shotgun sequence genome encodes:
- the LOC119367289 gene encoding germin-like protein 1-2, giving the protein MMLRALLVAAALAVAAPRMLSDPLPLQDLYVANLKAATAVNGFPCKALSTVADDDFFSNTMVTAPRTDTNPFSVNSTHATVSVFPGLNTLGLSITRIDLAPGGLNPPHSHPRGSELVLVLKGEVMVGFTSADNRLYSKVVKKNELYVVPHGLQHFQLSVGKGDAVFMAMFDAQSPGLVTPTLGLFASKPAMPMEVLTKTFLMG; this is encoded by the coding sequence ATGATGCTCCGGGCGCTGCTGGTCGCGGCGGCCCTTGCTGTGGCGGCGCCGCGCATGCTCTCGGACCCGCTGCCGCTCCAGGACCTCTACGTAGCCAACCTGAAGGCCGCCACAGCGGTCAACGGGTTCCCTTGCAAGGCGCTGTCGACGGTGGCGGATGACGACTTCTTCTCTAACACCATGGTCACCGCGCCCCGCACTGACACCAACCCCTTTAGCGTCAACTCCACACACGCCACTGTGTCAGTCTTCCCGGGCCTCAACACGCTGGGGCTCTCCATCACGCGCATCGACCTCGCCCCGGGCGGCCTCAACCCGCCGCACTCGCACCCGCGTGGCTCCGAGCTCGTGCTGGTGCTCAAGGGTGAGGTCATGGTCGGGTTCACGTCCGCGGACAACCGACTCTACTCCAAGGTTGTGAAGAAGAACGAGCTCTACGTCGTGCCCCACGGCCTGCAGCATTTCCAGCTCAGCGTCGGCAAGGGGGACGCCGTGTTCATGGCCATGTTCGACGCCCAATCGCCGGGATTGGTCACGCCCACCCTCGGGCTCTTCGCCAGCAAGCCGGCCATGCCCATGGAGGTGCTCACCAAGACCTTCCTCATGGGCTAA